A single Tenacibaculum sp. Bg11-29 DNA region contains:
- a CDS encoding DUF4178 domain-containing protein: protein MFWNNSKEYHLDKLKVGFTFDLYNTNWKIEEIGQYDWRMDNSSIEYTIKSSRKEAFLEVEFNKGKYEVTYSETIAISETLLVDAIHSKQLIFNNKLYELDETYKGDYKNLTTHTSRENLECFLFYAEDDELLTIEKWGDGSYEVFLGEEIKAKKIKNIKEN, encoded by the coding sequence ATGTTTTGGAACAACTCAAAAGAATACCATTTAGATAAATTAAAAGTAGGTTTTACTTTCGATTTATATAATACAAATTGGAAAATAGAAGAAATAGGTCAATACGATTGGCGAATGGATAATTCGAGTATTGAATACACCATTAAATCATCAAGAAAAGAAGCCTTTTTAGAAGTAGAATTTAATAAAGGAAAATACGAAGTAACTTATAGTGAAACTATTGCTATTAGCGAGACTTTATTGGTAGATGCTATTCATTCAAAACAATTAATATTTAACAATAAGTTGTATGAATTAGATGAAACTTATAAAGGAGATTATAAAAACTTAACAACACATACTTCTAGAGAAAATTTAGAATGCTTTCTTTTTTATGCAGAAGATGATGAGCTGTTAACGATTGAGAAATGGGGAGACGGAAGTTATGAAGTGTTTTTAGGAGAAGAGATAAAAGCGAAAAAGATTAAAAATATAAAAGAAAATTAA